The Rosa rugosa chromosome 1, drRosRugo1.1, whole genome shotgun sequence genomic sequence CCTCACCTAAAGTTGTTTTCtaatataattaaaataaatgtcgTAAGAAACCTCCCCGACAAACAATTTGTTTGACAAAAGTTGTTTTCCAGTATAATGAGAAATAAAAACATAGACGATCTTCGGTAAATGCAAGACTGCCTCCCAAAGGTCTCCAGCATGTGGACATTCATAATGTTGGTGGTGACTAGCAGATTAATCAAGGTGTTGTTGATGGTGCTGTTTATAATAATACTTCTCGGGAGCTACCCATACCACACAAAGCAATACACAGCAAGAAACCAATCTTTTCCCACAAGCTAGGGTCAGGAAATCAGGAATTGACTGGATCTTTTACAACAAATTTATTGAACCACCAATTCCAAAGACTAGAAACTGAACACAGAGAGAAATACAACAACAGAAGGACAAAACACACCAAATTACACACAATTTTCAATGACATAAACCTTATTTGTTGGATACTTGGATCACAAACTAGGTAAACTTCCCTTCCTCGTACTCTTTGGGACCGCCATTTTTCATGAAGTGCGAGAGCGATGAGGAGCTTTCAACAATTCCTTTATACTCATTCCACCATTTCATAAAACTGTTGTTCTTCAAGAAAATCTCAGGTGACACTGCATAATTCTTGAGAGCAATCCACACATAGTCCTCAAACTCTTTCAACTTCCCTTTGTCATCAGTAGTTAGTCCTCCATTCTTCAACATGATGAGAGCTTCCTCAACACGTGCCCAAAAGCAAGAATCATCATTCAAAATAGAACTCACTGTTTGGCTCCCAAACCAGCTCgggtgcaaactgtctcttttgctgatgtgattgcgcaggcgtgccagcactgtggggtgcagtcgtcgatcggggagtcccttgacctgacttcttgaatcaaacgatgtggacgaggagagcaccaacctcgtcacaaggttctctTCTCTGCCTTTCGGAAAATAACTTCTTTCCTTACGGGTAAGGGCTTGTGTTGTGATCTCTttgcgtcaccgaatcgatacttagtattgtagactaagcagagcaatcaccggaaagtttggagaaagcacgaggtttgctaaagcgtagctttagcttcgctgggttgcgagggcattacccttgcttcgctggctTGCAACTAGGTTGCAGTTAGGTTTGCTCCGAAGAGGCTTTGGTAATCTGTTCGATTGATTGGAGAGTTGTGtgtaattcgtccttgaaacctggtatttatacttacggtgcgtttggatgagaaaattataaaatccgtaggaatttataaatgatggaatctttaattccatcaatctaaaattccattaattacaatttttattgtttggttgcatctatttaggatttgaaatatgtaataaattaataaagtttaaaaaaaataaaaagataaaatagaaaaaagtattgttttggaaataaaaattgaataccggaaatgaattcgtaaatgacacctattttggtggaaattgaagtgaggaatttaaataacgaattccttagtttttttccacagagaaatttaaaatttccaatctgataatgccaaacgagggaattggctattaggaattatgaaatcctcactttcaattaaattccttcattttttccctcatccaaacacactcttagggtttcgactgctccttgccatagaaggattataaattgaagtttcctaatcaatctctgctacttgattccaataaagACTCGTTTTCCTTATATATCATGGAATGGGAGAAGCTGTAACCCATACCCGAGTAGACTtattttttgggccgcaggtatctgCCCGCTGCGCTAAACccctaaaggatcttgccaaaaaatacttttgggctcaaacacccACGTTCTTTCTTTTGGATTTGCTTGGGCCAGATTCTGGTGTTTCTTCTTGTTTCTGTGTTtcctgcttcttcttctcttcttgctCCTGCTTCTCCTGATGCAATTTCTCCAACAGAGTAAAATGTTTAGGGCTTTTCCCATCCTCGGTATGGTAATTGTCCCCACCATCCTTATAGTAGCCTGCAATGTGAAGTGGTTCAACCATCCTCCGGTAGGTTGTGTCTCCATAAAGCCAACGAAGCTGCAAGTAAGCTCTGTCTAACTGAGGCTTGTTCTTTATTTCTGTGACAGAGTCCTCCCAGTAATTCATGAGTTTCTTCTTATACTCGTTAACCTTAACGTCAGCtggcttctccttctttctgtACATGTCATAGTATCCATAACCTTTATCTTTGGACTCCTTCTTGTACCACTCCAAGTAGGCCATGTGAATTTTAACATCATTCAATTTGTTGTCAGAATccgaattcttcttcttctgaattAATAACTTTGTTTCATGTGCTTTCATCTTCCCAACCAGATTGTCGATATCCATACAGGACTGCTGTTGCAATGATAACATTTTAGTCAGAAGTTGAAGAGCAAGTATATAAATAGATATCATACTCTTATCATAGTTTAGTttgctcttttcttttttaacacTCCAAACCAAATATAGAAATACACAAGCTGATATTTTCTGTAAATTTCTGTGAAATCATTTGTTATCATCAATTTGTACTGAAACTTGGCTACCGGTGAGACTGCTCCAATTGCTAGGAGTTGTGTGATTATGCTAGCTTCAAGTGGATCTCTTTCCCCTTCAATGGACTTGAAAACATTACATAATGCCTTGTGCTTGAGATCCTCCAAAATTTGTCCATAGGGGAACCCCAAATTAGGATCTTGAGTTTGAGCACTGTGAGAATTGGTTGTCGCAAATTGTTCCAAAACGAAATCCGGGTCCTCAGAGCAAGCACAACCAGAAGTCGAGCATAATAAGAATGTCCCAAATGGCTTATAAGCACCAGTTGTATTTTGGGACATAAAGATTTTAGGAGTATGATCTTGGTTGGAGACTATATGCAAGAAGCAATATTTCCAAGTTGAGAATTCTAACACACATTTTTGAAGGTGTTCATCGCCAACAAGGGGAGAACCGAAAGTAATGCAAAGGGGGTGTTTGGCTTTGGACAAGTTGAGGCCTTCTAGCAACCATAAGGTGAAGAGTGTAGCTATACTACCTCCCAGAGATTGTCCAGTGATGATTATTAATGGTGGGGTTTTGCCCTTGCTATTCTCTACCAGCTGAAACATTGTAAAGGGTTATGTCGAATGATAATGAAGCAGAACAAGAGGCAAGCAAGTTATGTCGAATCTTTAATTTTTACAAATACTGGTGAAACTAACTAAGATAACTACTTTAGTTGTTAGCTTCCTACAACCAACCTTATTTTTCAGAATGAGGTCACTATAATGTGACTGAAATAGTTTGATTGCTGCTTCATTGatgcagaaaattggattgcTTTTGTTGCACAAAAATTCAAAGTGAgcaaaatcttctgatgaaaccTAGCCTTCTTGTCCCTGAAGAGAGCCAGGTGGAGTGCCCAAAGCTATGACGATTGGATTTTCTGGTTGGATTATTTCATTGTACAAGGATGGCTCTGCATTTGGATTAATCTGTCTTTGTTGCTCAATCGCACACCTTGCCTGGTGTACCGGATCAGAGTTCACCATAAGATTCCCCGATTCCAAGCCGCTGTTAAACCTACCACCGTCAAGAACATAAGTCAAACATAGAATGGGAAGTGAAAACAAAATAATAGAACCCAGTAAAGCACCGGTGGACACTACTTGAAAATGACACGAAAATCGAAGCACAATGGACTCAGATATGGTGAACAATCTGAAAAACcagcttgaaaaaaaaaaaaaacaaaaacaaaaatagcaTCAATTGACAATCACATACCGGTTTTTTATGGTCATCTTCAAGCTTTCTGGCATATGCCTAGGAGTGACAGCAGAATGGTCATATGTATAGTTATATAGTTAAATCATTTGCCTAAACCAGCGACCCCCATGAAACCTACTGAAATGTACGAAGCATAGGAAGTCTTCGTCTTCGTCAAGCACGTCAACATCAACAAgtctttctttattattttgtgTCTGAAACTAAGAAATTTCATGAAAGTTTCCTAAGAAGACCTTAGCTAGATACGAGATGCTTTCCCTGTCCGTATCTCTTTCTCTAATAAGTTAACGTGTCAcctgttgtagagaattggataattgtattgtattcatctcaccatgaggtttatataaaCTTTAGgaactataggagacttcgccagagCCAATcaccggtagccggattcctgCAAACTTTAGCCGGATTCAGGTCGCCGGTCGATGAAATCCCGTCAGCAGCTGCCGCCCACCAGACTTTTATGAAAACCTCGTCAGAGGTTCCAAAAGAGATTGCCGGAGATCGCATAGGTCGCTAGAAAGTTTATTCCCtcaatagacatgtattgcccccctagacctctattggggggcaatagaagtttattttatgaaacctcgccgaaaatctccaaagaggttgtcggagatctcatatcgggtcggagaggtttattgtccCCGCCAATAAACCTGTATTGCtctccaatagacgtttattaccccccccccaatagaactttcggtcgacGGAATAGAAAATAATCCcagtaaaattagacaaataaaactttgattaaagaaaaaaatgagaaaattacgtcaatttaaaaaatttattatgtccgatagacgtctattgccctccaatatccctgtattgcccccaataaaacctttttttttctttttcttttttctttctggatttctgcccccattttgccaaaaaaaaaaaaaaaaaaaaaacaagaagaagcaaAATTGATCTGGGAATGTCTTGGCGCTGTAGATATTTGAGTAGTACGTGATGGGTGTTATCACATACATGATAATGAAAGATCCAACAACAATGTTTAACCAAGCCACATTACAACAAAAGCTAGCTAATCTAAAGGCAAAAGAATTGCAGGGAAAAAGAGTGAGTCAATTGATAGAGTATATTGAAAAAGAGGACATGGGgataaaaagagaaagaaataggggtgggctcgcgagaccgaaaaccgaaaaaaaccgcatCGATACCCGAACCGAAGCCGAACAAAACCGCACCGAacaaaaccgcaccgaaaagcgaaaaaccgcaccgcaccgaatctagtcggttcggttttcggtttcagcccgaccgaaaccgaaccgaaccgaaaaaccgAACTGAAAACCGAATGTACctaaaacgacgtcgttttgtatATGCATTATGTGGAAaccctaaaaacctaaaatcctCAATCcgcctctctcactctctcagtccCGAAGTATCGACCCATCCCTCATTCCCTCTCTCTCAGACCTCAGTCTCTCTGTCCCGAACTCGTTTCCATTTTCCAACTCAGCCCCGACCCCcgacctctccctctccctctctctctgaccCCTGTTAGGCTAACAGCCCCGACCCCCGTCGCTACTCAGTTTCGAAGACGCGAAGCCTCACCTTTCTCTCGATCTGAGGTTGACAGCCTGGTAATCAAATCAACACATCTGGAGTCTGGACGATCTCGTCATCTCCCTCGCACACATCTGGTTGTCGTCTCCCTTGCTACTTCGCCGGAAGTCGAAGCTCTCTCCGGTAAGCATATTACTAATTCCCTTCTAAGCTAACTCTAATTTCACTTCAGTCTCTGATTTCTTTTCATCTTCAGCAAAACCCCATCGATCTGGGTTTTTTGATGTGTGTGGATCGTTTTGCTGGTCGTCGTCTCCCGCGCACCTTCGCCGGAACCAAAGCTTGGAATTGAGTAGTTTAGTTTCAGGTACACCTCTTTGATAACCGAAGCTTGCTCTCTGTCTCTTATGGATTCTTGTTTCTTGATTCTTTTTTATTGAAGTTGTTTCTTGAAGTTGTGGTGGCCGAGTAGTTCTTTGACAAATTTGGGATATGGGTTTCAGGTACTCTGCATTTGTTTTGGCCGAGTAGTTCTAGACTTGAGATTGCTGAAAATGAAGAGGCAAATGGAGAAATCTAAGTCATGTGGTACAATTTCGGCCTCAGCCCCGAAGAAATTGGCATCTTCATCATCTCAGGTAGCATTTTtgagcttcttcttcagttcttcaatttcaagattttcaattttgggttgcttggttttcttcttttcattgttTTGGAGCTTTTGTTGTTACCAGTCACTGCTCCATAGCCTTTGATCTGAAGGATTGACGTAAATTAGGGCTCAACTATGCTTCTCAGAAATTATGTGTTGGATCTTCGATATGGATTTTGTGATGGTTTTAATGCTATAATCTTTTGGTACTCCataatttgtgtttgttttctGTGATTTCTGTTTCGATAGATAGTTAAGAGTGGGTAATGTATATCTGTTATGCCAAATTGAATCTGCAATGTGTTTCCTGTATAGTGTTTTAGTTCAACACTTCAACTTAGGTTGTTTTGCTATGACTGAACTGCATCATGGTGAGTTGTTTTGTTACTGCCAGTCCTTTACCTATTTCCTTGTTTATTTCTAAGTGTATGGTAAAGATGAAACTTAATTGctatgaattatacaacttcaATTGTGTGTTAAAGCATCTTGATTTTCCAAATTAGTATGTCCCACATCTATGCttttaacagaaaatttaaatttaatcaGTATGTTGATGGAGGCTTCCTTGAATTTAGTTTGGCTATGAAAGGTTTCAGTATGTTCATCCTagcagtttctgtttttttttttgtttgcagtttctgtttttttttttttttgttattgcagtttctgttttttgtttcttattgcagtttctgttttgttttgcagATCAACATTAGTGTTGGTGAATCTACAACACCAATACCTCCCCATGAAGTTACTTCTACTCCAACTCCGGAAGTTCAAGGAAGTCAAGCAACCGAGCCTGAAGATGATGGAAGTGTGGAAAGCATCCTTGAGGCGTTGAAACGGAAAGAAAGGTCAGATATTTGGAATCATTTTGAGAGGGATATGGTGGATGGTAGAATTAAGGGTAAATGCAATTATTGTGGAAAAATTTACTATGCCGATCCTAGGAAGAATGGTACAAACTCCCTTAATAATCATATGGACAAGTGTTCAAAGTATCCCCCTAATATTAAGATGATGAAGGCTAAAAAGCAAAagattttctcttttaaaaaacCAACTACTGAGTTGTGTACTGTAGAATGCACTCAAGAAGAGCTATCTATGTTATGTGTGGAGTACATTATATTAGATGAGCTACCATTTGCTCATGTGGAGGGAGAGGGGTTTAGGCGTTTTCTGGGTAGAGCTCTTCCTTATTGGAGAGTTCCTTCCCGTAAGACAATAGCAAAGGATGTCCTTAAGCTTTATTTGGGGGAAAAGGAAAAATTGATGGATCAATTGAGTAGATATAGGTTGTCTCTTACAACCGATACTTGGACTTCTATTCAAAACATTAATTATATGGTCCTCACTGCACATTTTATTGATGATAATTGGGTGTTGCATAAgagaattttaaatttttgtgtGATTCCTAGTCATAAGGGAGATGCTATAGCTAAGCTATTGGAGGATTGTTTGTTGGAATGGGGTATAGAGAAGATTCTCACAGTCACCGTTGATAATGCTTCGTCAAATGATGTTGCATTGAAGGAGTTGAGTAGGAGGATAGGTGATTAGGGTGTCCCTAATGCACTTTTGCAAGAAGGGAAGAATTTGCAAATGAGGTGTGTCGCCCATATTCTTAACTTGATTGTCAATGATGGGTTGAGTGTGATGAAGATATTCATTGGTGCCATTCGGAATGCGGTGAGGTATGTTAGATCCTCCCCACAAAGGCTTGATTTTTTTAAGAAATGTGTTGAAAGGGTGAAACTAGAGTGTAAAGGGCTTGTGATTTTGGATGTCCCtactaggtggaattccacattCTTAATGTTGGAACGGGCTTTGAAATTCCAAAAGGCTTTTGATAGAATGGTGGAAGAAGATGCGGGTAATTTTTGTGCATGGCTTGAAGGTGCCAAGGGTGAAAAGCCAAAAGAAGGGCCACCGGCTAGTGTTGATTGGCAATATGGGGAGCAATTTGTGGATTTTTTGAGACCATTTTATTAAATCACTTTGAAGGTATGTTGTTCTAATTCTCCTACCGTTCATAGTACTTTTGGTGATATACTCTCTATTTTTGGTCTCTTGCAAGAACAAAAGAACCCATGTTTGTCTGAGATTACATCACCTATGCAAGACAAGTTTATCAAGTATTGGGGTAGCTTTGATAAGTTGAATCACTATCTGTTCATTGCTATTGTTCTTGATCCACGTCATAaacttgagaaagttgttgactATTTTGAGATTCTTGATGATGGGGATACGGATGAAAATGTGGAAGCTAACACAAAGACTGTGAATGATCTCTTGTATGACCTTTACAAGGTGTATGAGGAAGAGGGAAGGGAAAGTGGTGTTGGTGAGGTTGTTAGTTCTCAAGTATCAAGTGAGGGGATATCTAGTTCAAGTAAGGGTCTAACGGAGTTAGAAAAGAGATTGAAAGAGAAGGAGCAAAAGAGAAGAGCAAAGAAAGCCGGGATCGTAAGCAACGATGTGGatagatatcttggagatcctaTTGAAGGAGATGGTGAAGGCTTTGACTTGTTGAATTAGTGGAGGGTGAATGGAGTTTGTAAATATCCTATATTGGCACGCATTGCAAGGGATATTCTAGCTATTCCGGTGTCGACCATAGCTTCGGAATCTTCCTTTAGCACGAGTGGGAGGATTATTGATCCATACCGTAGCTCCCTAAGTCCTAGAATTGTGGAGGCATTGATATGTACACAAAATTGGCTTAGGAGTGAAAATGTGTATCTACATCATATGCCTACTGTTGAGGAGATGGAGTTGTGTGAAGAAGCGGAAAGaggtaatagtttctattttcttagttaaggttttttgggttaaatgaagttgtaatatttatgttatatatgatTGTATGTATTTTAATTCTAATgttgttctttttattattctctTATGTTAATGTAGAGATGTTTAAGAtgccatgtggagctgcagtgGGGAGTAGTCGGAGCGGAATGTTACCTCCAAAGTCGAAGACTTCATCTTTCCGAGCTTGAGATCATGCTATTGCTCTCCTTCATATGTAGATGTTGGTTCATTCTTTTTGTAATGTTTAATATTTTAGTGAACTTACACATTTTTAATTTGTAAGGTTAGTGACTTAGCGTTGATGTAATTATGGACTGTTATAAACTTTGGACTCTATATTTTTTGACCATTTCAtatgttgatgacttgatgcTAGAACTTGATGGACTATTAGATTATATGAATTGAATTATATGGAGTATGGAATTATAGATTATTGTCTATTGAAGTACAAAGCATGCATTAGTAAACTTGTAAACACGTTGTGATAAATTTTTATTACaggtttgaagaaacaaaaacttctcgaGTTACAATACCAAAGAAGTATGAAGtatatttgattaaaaaaaaaacgtaaaaagtaaaaaaaaaaaaaaaaaaaaaaaaaaaaaaaccgaaactgggccgaaccgacccgaaccgttcggttcggttcggttttcggcgCCACcttctgaaaataaaaaaaccgcaccgattttaatttcggttcggttttcggttttgggtcggaaccgaacccacccctagaaAGAAACACAATGTGGGGTCCAGTTGGGTATTGTTCCAGCTCCACTTGATTGCAATCAAGAGTTTCTAGCTTGACTTTTTAAGAGAGACACAGAGACTGAGAGTCataggcagagagagagagtcacaaAGTGATTCTTCACCTTCGAGTTTGAGAATTGTTGGAGACCACCAAGGAGGCTTTCCAGCTGCTTGAGCTTCCTCTTGAGAGTCCTCAGGCGAAACACCCAGAATCAAGTATCCAGAGCTGGCCCTGAGGGCTGCTGCCTGAGGCCGCTGCCTCAGGCCACCGGTCTCCGGCGAGCCTCCGAcagcttttattttttatgtataTTTGTAGTTCAGtaagcatttatatatattctttgcCACCACAACAACAAGCTGCTACTCTAGAGCAACGGTACACATTAGTGTGGTTTTGAAAGCCACCCAAGTTCGAGGCAAAACTGCTACATTTTATGTTCTgttctcctttctttttttcgttctttttctttttctggtttCTTTTGTATTAAGcaccttctttttctcattgcTACAAAATAGTATCATTTTATACTCtatctctccctttctctctctctctctttttctggtttcttttggtattaaacactttttttttttccatttctaCCAATGTCCTTTCTAATTTAAGAAtacaatataaatttttttgttCCCTTTTTTTCATTGCTACTACACTTTATTATAGGGGAAAAAATAATATGAATGTTCGCCTCAGGCCTCCAAAatgtcaggaccggccctgcaaGTATCTGCGAAGGTTTTGTTCTGCTGCTCCTTTTCATAACTGGGACGGGTTTGACATTTCGGGCCGATTACAGAGAGATCAGCAGATTAATACTACTAACAACAATTAAACCACATCAATTGACCAAAAGCTTTCTCTTTAAACTAAATCCAGAAACCCCAAGCTTAAAGATCTAGAAGACCAAAACAGTCACCGCAGCAGCCACCAGACGCACACGGAGGTTGAGGGCGAAGGCGCAGACAAGCGAGAAGTCCACAATCCGACGGTGAGCGAGATCGGAGGCAAGGGATCTGATGTGGTAGGGGCAGAGTGTGAAGCCTACGCTGACCCCAACATCGAACAGATCAACGGTTGATTTCTCGTCTTCCATGGCTgccgcagagagagagagagagagagagagagagagagagagagagagagagagagagagagagagagagagagagagagagagagagagagagagagaggcaatttGATGTAGTTATTTAGTTAAGATGAGGGTAGATTTGttattatattctgaattggatTGATGAGAATAAAAAACTGTTATCGGAATAAATGAGATAATTTTAGTACTTTCAGTCAACGACTccataattaaaataaaaaatttagaagaCTGTTGTCATGACCTCACCTAAAGTTGTTTTCTAATATAATTATAATAAATGTCGTAAGAAACCTCCCCGACAAACAATTTGTTTGACAAAAGTTGTTTTCCAGTATAATCAGAAATAAAAACTTAATTAGACGATCTTGGGTA encodes the following:
- the LOC133734131 gene encoding senescence-associated carboxylesterase 101-like codes for the protein MFQLVENSKGKTPPLIIITGQSLGGSIATLFTLWLLEGLNLSKAKHPLCITFGSPLVGDEHLQKCVLEFSTWKYCFLHIVSNQDHTPKIFMSQNTTGAYKPFGTFLLCSTSGCACSEDPDFVLEQFATTNSHSAQTQDPNLGFPYGQILEDLKHKALCNVFKSIEGERDPLEASIITQLLAIGAVSPQSCMDIDNLVGKMKAHETKLLIQKKKNSDSDNKLNDVKIHMAYLEWYKKESKDKGYGYYDMYRKKEKPADVKVNEYKKKLMNYWEDSVTEIKNKPQLDRAYLQLRWLYGDTTYRRMVEPLHIAGYYKDGGDNYHTEDGKSPKHFTLLEKLHQEKQEQEEKKKQETQKQEETPESGPSKSKRKNVVSSILNDDSCFWARVEEALIMLKNGGLTTDDKGKLKEFEDYVWIALKNYAVSPEIFLKNNSFMKWWNEYKGIVESSSSLSHFMKNGGPKEYEEGKFT
- the LOC133734151 gene encoding zinc finger BED domain-containing protein RICESLEEPER 2-like, producing MRCVAHILNLIVNDGLSVMKIFIGAIRNAVRYVRSSPQRLDFFKKCVERVKLECKGLVILDVPTRWNSTFLMLERALKFQKAFDRMVEEDAGNFCAWLEGAKGEKPKEGPPASVDCTFGDILSIFGLLQEQKNPCLSEITSPMQDKFIKYWGSFDKLNHYLFIAIVLDPRHKLEKVVDYFEILDDGDTDENVEANTKTVNDLLYDLYKVYEEEGRESGVGEVVSSQVSSEGISSSSKGLTELEKRLKEKEQKRRAKKAGIVSNDVDRYLGDPIEGDGEGFDLLN